In Fimbriiglobus ruber, a single genomic region encodes these proteins:
- a CDS encoding WD40 repeat domain-containing serine/threonine protein kinase translates to MLRTCPSEAQLLAFHRGTLPAAELDAVADHLEECPTCESVAQRFDAAANSADGLLIALRRQSSISYLPPSLDTRGRPRGPNLADPENWPSVPGYEIEGVLGQGGMGVVYKARQTRLGRFVALKQLRVAGGRELARARVEAEALAQLRHPGVVQIHEFVEHEGKAFLALDLVPGGSLGAKMAGKPQQPEAAAAVVEAVARAVHFVHTRGIVHRDIKPANILLESRESRPGEFGVVKIADFGIAKQMALESGSTRDGDVLGTPNYMSPEQAAGSAAAVGPASDVYSLGAVLYEMLTARVPLQGPTTIDTLILVRTEEPVPPRQLQPGVPRDLDVICMKCLQKDPGRRYASAEHLADDLRRFLDHKPILARPTPAWERVWKAAKRHPAVAGLSAALVAVVIVGFVLVAWQWQRAAGKASDEAVAKREAQDKERQATRLSAGIALDRGITLCEANELDRGLVWLARSLDLASQLGDAPLERAVRCNLAGWGEFLSERRATFPHKDWVWAVAISPDERTVLTGSKDATARLWDARTGAPMGDPIPHNGPVWAVAFSPDGTKYLTAGGDLKDTGSAQLWDAATGRRVAGPWAHPSDVMTAAFSPDGQTVLTVCAEYARLWRIVDGSPRSTLTHPRPARHEPTLFPALCAAFSPDGTLVATAGEDGTARFWDAATGQPRGPVIRASGPILALAFSPDGKLLLTGADDGTARIWDAATGQPRGPVWQHRGKVKAVAFSPDGRFVATGGEIEAIDPMTGTRAEVGGEARLWLAATGQALGIPLPHGRQVRSLAFSPDGRLLMTGSRDAGARFFLVATGYQVGRSLGHDGTVQTVVFSRSGRFAVAASAGGNQSAAARLWTTPAATGPGRPLAFGADILGLQFHPDGRTVLAWSADKTVREQALGDPATGLVRAHPSGVVNAVYSPDGRTYVTAQFDGLVQAWDRETGRKKYEFLRWPEAVALAFSPDGRILYTGCLNGTVEAHAADTGVQAGDTWRLHMPVFHVSAHADGRTVLLGTDAGAQLWDWESHRLLRQADGNTHATVFFPGGKGVLSWVDGFLREWSMDDHPSRPTRFHPEGGIDRFSVSPDGSCVLISGDHSQPARVWDVATGKALGPAPSAPGARPVAFSPDGRRFVVGTRDGRVSVWATPVPIAGEPERIRAWVEAATGMELDPEGTIMPLAPDARAQRAGRLKQLGGSPLPVAAW, encoded by the coding sequence GTGCTCCGCACCTGCCCGTCCGAAGCCCAGCTCCTCGCGTTCCACCGCGGCACCCTCCCGGCGGCCGAACTCGACGCGGTGGCCGACCACCTCGAAGAGTGCCCGACGTGCGAGTCCGTCGCCCAGCGGTTCGACGCGGCCGCCAATTCGGCGGACGGCCTCCTGATCGCCCTGCGGCGCCAGTCGTCCATTTCGTACTTGCCGCCTTCCCTGGATACGCGGGGCCGCCCCCGCGGGCCCAATTTGGCGGACCCGGAGAACTGGCCAAGCGTCCCGGGCTACGAGATCGAGGGCGTCCTCGGCCAGGGCGGGATGGGGGTCGTGTACAAGGCCCGCCAAACCCGGCTCGGCCGGTTCGTGGCGCTCAAGCAGCTCCGGGTCGCGGGCGGGCGCGAACTGGCCCGGGCGCGGGTCGAGGCCGAGGCCCTGGCTCAGCTCCGGCACCCCGGCGTCGTCCAGATCCACGAATTCGTCGAACACGAAGGCAAGGCGTTCCTGGCCCTCGACCTCGTCCCCGGCGGCTCGCTCGGGGCCAAGATGGCCGGCAAGCCGCAGCAGCCCGAGGCCGCGGCCGCCGTCGTCGAAGCGGTCGCCCGGGCCGTCCACTTCGTTCACACGAGGGGGATCGTCCACCGCGACATCAAGCCGGCCAACATCTTACTCGAATCCCGGGAGAGCCGGCCCGGGGAGTTCGGGGTCGTCAAAATCGCGGACTTCGGGATCGCCAAGCAAATGGCCCTGGAATCCGGGAGTACCCGGGACGGGGACGTCCTCGGTACGCCGAACTACATGTCCCCCGAGCAAGCCGCCGGCTCGGCCGCCGCGGTCGGCCCGGCGTCCGACGTCTACAGTCTCGGGGCCGTGCTGTACGAAATGCTCACCGCCCGCGTCCCCCTCCAGGGTCCGACCACGATCGACACCCTGATCCTGGTGCGGACCGAGGAGCCCGTCCCGCCCCGGCAGCTCCAGCCCGGCGTCCCCCGGGATCTGGACGTCATCTGCATGAAGTGCCTGCAGAAAGACCCGGGCCGCCGGTACGCGTCCGCCGAACACCTCGCCGACGACCTCCGACGGTTCCTGGACCACAAGCCGATCCTGGCCCGGCCGACGCCGGCCTGGGAGCGGGTCTGGAAGGCAGCCAAGCGGCACCCGGCCGTCGCCGGCCTGTCCGCCGCCCTGGTCGCCGTGGTCATCGTCGGGTTCGTTCTGGTCGCGTGGCAGTGGCAGCGGGCCGCGGGCAAGGCGTCCGACGAGGCCGTGGCCAAGAGAGAGGCTCAGGACAAGGAACGGCAGGCCACGCGGCTGTCGGCCGGGATCGCGCTGGACCGGGGCATCACCCTCTGCGAGGCCAACGAACTCGACCGCGGCCTGGTCTGGCTGGCCCGGTCGCTCGACCTCGCCTCCCAACTCGGGGACGCGCCCCTGGAGCGCGCCGTCCGGTGCAATCTCGCCGGCTGGGGCGAGTTCTTGTCCGAGCGGCGGGCAACGTTCCCGCACAAGGACTGGGTGTGGGCCGTCGCCATCAGCCCGGACGAGCGGACCGTGTTGACCGGCAGCAAGGACGCGACGGCCCGCCTCTGGGACGCCCGAACCGGGGCCCCGATGGGCGACCCGATCCCGCACAACGGCCCCGTCTGGGCGGTGGCCTTCAGCCCGGACGGGACCAAGTATCTGACGGCCGGCGGCGACCTCAAGGACACCGGCTCCGCCCAGCTGTGGGACGCGGCGACGGGCCGGCGGGTCGCGGGGCCGTGGGCTCACCCGAGCGACGTCATGACGGCCGCGTTCAGCCCGGACGGCCAGACCGTGTTGACCGTCTGTGCGGAGTACGCCCGGCTGTGGCGGATCGTGGACGGTAGCCCTCGCAGCACGCTGACTCACCCCCGGCCCGCCCGCCACGAGCCCACCCTGTTCCCCGCGCTGTGCGCGGCGTTCAGCCCGGACGGCACGCTCGTGGCGACGGCCGGCGAGGACGGGACGGCCCGGTTCTGGGACGCCGCCACGGGGCAGCCGCGGGGGCCGGTCATCCGCGCGTCCGGCCCGATCCTCGCCCTCGCGTTCAGCCCGGACGGCAAACTCCTTCTGACCGGGGCCGACGACGGGACGGCGCGCATCTGGGACGCGGCCACCGGCCAGCCCCGCGGCCCGGTCTGGCAACACCGGGGGAAGGTGAAGGCGGTGGCGTTCAGCCCGGACGGCCGGTTCGTCGCCACCGGTGGTGAAATTGAGGCGATCGACCCGATGACCGGCACCCGGGCCGAGGTCGGGGGCGAGGCCCGTCTGTGGCTCGCGGCGACGGGACAGGCCCTGGGCATTCCGTTGCCGCACGGCCGGCAGGTTCGGTCGCTGGCGTTCAGTCCGGACGGCCGACTGCTGATGACCGGCTCGCGGGATGCCGGCGCCCGGTTTTTTCTCGTGGCCACAGGGTATCAGGTGGGGCGGTCGCTGGGGCACGACGGGACGGTTCAGACGGTGGTGTTCAGCCGGAGCGGGCGGTTCGCCGTGGCGGCCAGCGCCGGCGGGAACCAGTCCGCCGCGGCCCGCCTCTGGACCACGCCCGCCGCCACCGGGCCGGGCCGCCCGCTCGCCTTCGGCGCGGATATTCTCGGCCTACAGTTCCACCCCGACGGGCGGACCGTACTGGCCTGGTCCGCCGATAAAACCGTCCGGGAACAAGCGCTGGGCGACCCGGCCACCGGCCTGGTCCGGGCGCACCCGTCGGGGGTCGTCAACGCCGTCTACAGCCCGGACGGCCGGACGTACGTGACCGCCCAGTTCGACGGCCTCGTCCAGGCCTGGGACCGGGAGACCGGCCGGAAAAAGTACGAGTTCCTCCGGTGGCCCGAGGCCGTCGCCCTGGCCTTCAGTCCGGACGGCCGGATCTTGTATACGGGCTGCCTGAACGGGACCGTGGAAGCCCACGCGGCGGACACCGGGGTGCAGGCGGGCGACACGTGGCGGCTGCACATGCCGGTGTTCCACGTGAGCGCGCACGCGGACGGCCGGACCGTCTTACTCGGGACCGACGCGGGAGCCCAGCTCTGGGATTGGGAGTCCCACCGGTTGCTCCGGCAGGCGGACGGGAACACCCACGCGACCGTGTTTTTCCCGGGCGGTAAGGGAGTCCTGAGTTGGGTCGACGGTTTTCTGCGGGAATGGTCGATGGACGATCACCCGTCGCGGCCCACGCGGTTCCACCCCGAGGGCGGGATCGACCGGTTCAGCGTCAGCCCCGACGGGTCGTGCGTCCTCATCAGCGGGGACCACAGTCAGCCGGCGCGGGTGTGGGACGTAGCGACCGGCAAGGCACTTGGGCCGGCCCCGAGCGCCCCGGGCGCCCGGCCCGTGGCCTTCTCCCCGGACGGCCGGC
- a CDS encoding RNA polymerase sigma factor: MNPSDRPTSASLLVRIRDKDEEAWRRLVHLYGPLVDRWCGHRGVRGQDADDVRQEVFQAVATGLDGFRRDRPGDTFRGWLRGITRFKLLDHFRRRQAHPEAQGGTDAHLRLQQQVADEDLPDDTADDLGGLYRRALELVRGEFEPQTWDAFWRTAVEGQSPTDIATQLGVTPAAIRKAKSRVLLRLRQEIGDLIA, encoded by the coding sequence ATGAATCCGTCGGACCGACCCACCTCCGCGAGCTTGTTGGTGCGCATCCGGGACAAGGACGAGGAAGCGTGGCGCCGGCTCGTCCACCTGTACGGGCCGCTGGTCGACCGCTGGTGCGGGCACCGCGGGGTCCGCGGGCAAGACGCCGACGACGTCCGCCAGGAAGTCTTTCAGGCCGTCGCCACCGGGCTCGACGGGTTCCGCCGGGATCGGCCCGGCGACACGTTCCGCGGGTGGCTGCGCGGAATCACTCGATTCAAGCTGCTCGACCACTTCCGCCGCCGCCAGGCTCACCCCGAAGCCCAGGGCGGGACGGACGCCCACTTGCGCCTGCAACAACAGGTCGCCGACGAGGACCTCCCGGACGACACCGCCGACGACCTCGGCGGGCTCTACCGCCGGGCGCTGGAGCTGGTCCGCGGCGAGTTCGAGCCCCAGACCTGGGACGCCTTCTGGCGGACCGCGGTCGAGGGCCAGAGCCCGACCGACATCGCGACCCAGCTCGGGGTGACCCCGGCCGCGATCCGCAAAGCCAAATCGCGGGTCCTCCTCCGGCTCCGCCAGGAGATCGGCGACCTGATCGCGTGA
- a CDS encoding Ig-like domain repeat protein — protein MWLNPLRRRLGLPALNTGSLGRAAARPRAPLGLEPLDDRLTPSVTVTTILDVSSVIPGVVSLRNAVAMVDAGQVPDNTIVLPANANAYSTANAGPLNVTHDLILQGGGAGTTTIDAGGASGVFLLDSTAADNVQISGVTIQNGAAANTGGAFDMIASSGQASTLSIDNSVIRNNGAANGGGAIYLSQGNLTLTNSEVNGNTSTTGSGGGIFLAGFGAVTVANSLVLNNTASTSGGGVYAAAGGLNITASQFSSNTATNGNGGAVFDGGTTLTVSGSTFDHNKAFVNGGGLDIETTGTGAAASSIVASTISDNANTQLISGLGGLGGGIDFGNTGAYTGTTTLQSDTVTGNSAFSAGGLGIAHGGTVNVQNTIDALNTVTNAGPDFANTNGLHFTDLGGNIIGINLTGFFGGSFTNVSDQIGTTASPINPLLGTLANNGGLLAGPTGTQQTVQTELPQVGSPAINKGVMSSAPPLDQRGFLRPAAVLPVGPDVGAVDSGGTTPQVSSTVPATGDVNPYGVGFVPASFPTGGAIQPGDLLVSNFNNAGNTQGTGTTLVRIAPGGIPATVFTSTQPGLDAALGFLKAGYVLVGNVPNTDGQGTPGAGAIQVIDANGHLVATLTDSGLLDGPWGLTVANDTGTTAQVFVSNVLSGTVTRLDLAIGNGTVTVTNKTQIGGGYGTLVNPNVFVAGPAGLAYDPASNTLYVASEVDDAIYSIANASTLGTTTGTGTLVVQDSTHLHGPLDLLFAPNGNLIVANADSVNVDPNQPSEVVEYTAAGQFLGQFPIDPNNGGAFGLGLNTPAGGGFQLAAVDDNGPNISLWATQPLPGRPITTGLTPQVSSTVPATGDVNPYGVGFVPSTFPTGGAIQPGDLLVSNFNNAGNTQGTGTTLVRIAPGGTPATVFTSTQPGLDAALGFLKAGYVLVGNVPNTDGQGTPGAGAIQVIDANGNLVATLTDPALLDGPWGLTVANDTGTTAQVFVSNVLSGTITRLDLAIANGTVTVTSKTQIASGYGTLVNPSVFVAGPAGLAYNAATDTLYVASEVDDAIYSIANASAASTDAGKGTLVVQDSTHLHGPLDLLLTPDGYLTVANADSVNVDPNQPSEIVEYTTAGQFVTQFSVDPNNGGAFGLGVDVLAGGGLQFAAVDDNGPNISYWSKTPLPARTDALTLAVTSSIPSVVVGGTVSFSVTVTNTGTAGIPADTSSVAVTLSAGLTTTGPLTFTLGTLPVGQSATFTVQATATVAGFQTVSATLTSPDVAPATVGPITASVTVTPAATTTAVTSSVTPSVFGQAVTFTATVTSAAGTPGGTVTFADGAITLGTTTLTNGIATLTVSTLPPGAQTVTAAYSGAANFAVSSGTVAETVALDASSVSVISSTDGTSTYGQSVTFTATVTAAAPGSGTPTGSVTFTDGTTILGTAALTSGVATLTATMLGTGGHTITVQYSGDTDFTANTGSVAQTVAQDGTTRTLTESVNTSVYGQSVTFTATVAATTGGANGPGGTVTFFDTGAPLGGAVTLTSGVATLTTAALGAGTHAITYAYSGDTNFTAAAAGTPSATLTVTPAPLTVSADNKTATVGAALPTLTFTVSGLVNGDAPSVVTGITLSTTATTGSPAGQYPIVVSGGMAANYTLTLVNGTLTETPATPVTPPVVPPVTPPVAPPVTPPVTPPAVVLVGSPQFAVGADAGGSTTVTEYNADGTVFKTFNPFPGTTGGIRTAVGDFNGDGTPDVVVGTGPGAVAEVEILDGKTGAVLFDVKPFADFTGGVYVAAGDITGDGKADLVITPDTSGGPRVEVYRGGDFAEIANFFGINDPNFRGGARAAVGDLNGDGFADLVISAGVGGGPRISIYDGKALSQGQTVNLVPDFFLFEPSLRNGAYVAVGDVDGDGFADIIGGGGPGGGPRVLVVSGKALLTEGSTAAIASPVANFFAGDVNSRGGIRVAAKNLDGDKDADVVVGAGTGAGSQVTAYLGKNLAAGTNPVDFSFDAFPGFTGGVFVG, from the coding sequence ATGTGGCTGAATCCGCTGCGCCGGCGCCTCGGTCTCCCCGCTCTGAACACGGGCTCGCTCGGGCGGGCTGCCGCCCGGCCCCGCGCCCCGCTCGGGCTCGAGCCCCTCGACGACCGGCTGACCCCGTCCGTCACCGTCACCACCATACTCGACGTGTCCTCCGTCATCCCGGGCGTGGTCTCGCTCCGCAACGCCGTCGCGATGGTCGACGCCGGCCAGGTGCCGGATAACACCATCGTCCTCCCCGCCAACGCGAACGCGTACTCGACCGCGAACGCCGGTCCCCTGAACGTCACCCACGACCTGATCCTCCAGGGCGGGGGAGCCGGGACGACGACGATCGACGCGGGCGGCGCCAGCGGGGTGTTCCTCCTCGACTCGACCGCGGCCGACAATGTCCAGATCTCCGGGGTGACGATCCAGAACGGGGCGGCAGCCAATACCGGCGGGGCGTTCGACATGATCGCGTCGAGTGGTCAAGCCTCCACACTCTCGATCGACAACAGCGTGATCCGAAACAACGGGGCCGCCAACGGGGGCGGGGCCATCTACCTCAGTCAAGGAAACCTGACCCTGACGAACTCGGAGGTGAACGGGAATACGTCCACGACCGGGTCGGGCGGCGGCATCTTCTTGGCCGGTTTCGGAGCCGTCACGGTGGCCAACAGCCTGGTCTTGAACAACACCGCATCCACCTCGGGCGGGGGAGTCTACGCGGCGGCCGGCGGACTAAACATCACCGCCTCGCAGTTCAGCAGTAATACCGCGACGAACGGGAACGGCGGCGCGGTGTTCGACGGCGGCACCACCCTGACCGTCTCGGGCAGCACCTTCGACCACAACAAGGCGTTTGTGAACGGCGGCGGGCTCGACATCGAAACGACCGGGACCGGGGCCGCCGCGTCGTCGATCGTCGCTTCCACCATCTCGGACAACGCGAACACCCAGCTCATCAGCGGGCTCGGTGGACTCGGCGGCGGAATCGACTTCGGGAACACGGGGGCCTATACCGGCACGACAACCCTACAGAGTGACACGGTCACGGGAAACTCGGCCTTCTCCGCGGGTGGGCTGGGGATCGCCCACGGCGGGACCGTGAACGTCCAGAACACGATCGACGCCCTGAACACCGTGACGAACGCCGGCCCGGACTTCGCCAACACCAACGGACTTCACTTCACCGACCTCGGTGGGAACATCATCGGGATCAACCTCACCGGTTTCTTCGGCGGCAGTTTCACGAACGTCAGCGACCAGATCGGAACGACGGCCAGCCCGATCAACCCCCTGCTCGGCACGCTGGCGAACAACGGCGGCCTGCTCGCCGGGCCGACGGGCACCCAGCAGACGGTGCAGACGGAACTGCCGCAGGTCGGCAGCCCGGCGATCAACAAGGGCGTGATGTCCAGTGCCCCGCCGCTCGACCAGCGCGGGTTCCTCCGCCCGGCAGCCGTCCTGCCAGTTGGCCCGGATGTCGGCGCCGTCGATTCGGGCGGTACGACCCCCCAGGTGTCGTCGACGGTGCCGGCGACCGGGGACGTGAACCCGTACGGGGTCGGGTTCGTCCCGGCCTCGTTCCCGACCGGCGGGGCCATCCAGCCGGGCGACCTCCTGGTGTCCAATTTCAACAACGCCGGCAACACGCAGGGGACCGGAACTACCCTCGTCCGGATCGCCCCCGGCGGCATCCCGGCGACCGTGTTTACGAGTACCCAGCCGGGCCTCGACGCGGCCCTCGGGTTCCTCAAGGCCGGGTACGTCCTGGTCGGCAACGTCCCCAACACCGACGGCCAGGGCACCCCGGGGGCCGGGGCCATCCAGGTCATCGACGCCAACGGCCATCTGGTTGCGACGCTGACCGATAGCGGCCTGCTCGACGGCCCGTGGGGACTAACCGTGGCCAACGACACCGGGACCACCGCCCAGGTGTTCGTGTCGAACGTCCTGAGCGGGACGGTCACCCGCCTCGACCTGGCGATCGGCAACGGGACCGTCACGGTCACCAACAAGACCCAGATTGGGGGCGGGTACGGAACCCTGGTCAACCCGAACGTGTTCGTCGCCGGGCCGGCCGGCCTCGCCTACGACCCGGCGTCCAACACACTCTACGTGGCGTCCGAGGTCGACGACGCGATCTATTCGATCGCCAACGCCTCGACCCTCGGGACGACGACCGGGACGGGCACCCTAGTCGTCCAGGACAGCACCCACCTGCACGGCCCCCTCGATCTGCTTTTTGCTCCGAACGGCAACCTGATCGTGGCCAACGCGGATTCGGTCAACGTCGACCCGAACCAGCCGAGTGAGGTCGTCGAATACACCGCCGCGGGACAATTCCTCGGCCAGTTCCCGATCGACCCAAACAACGGCGGCGCCTTCGGCCTCGGGTTGAATACCCCAGCGGGCGGCGGATTCCAGCTCGCCGCCGTCGATGACAACGGCCCGAATATTTCGCTGTGGGCGACGCAACCGCTGCCGGGCCGGCCGATCACCACTGGGCTCACCCCGCAGGTGTCGTCGACGGTGCCGGCGACCGGGGACGTGAACCCGTACGGGGTCGGGTTCGTCCCGTCGACCTTCCCGACCGGCGGGGCCATTCAACCGGGCGACCTGCTGGTGTCCAACTTCAACAACGCGGGGAACACCCAGGGGACCGGGACCACCCTCGTCCGGATCGCCCCCGGGGGCACCCCGGCCACCGTCTTCACGAGCACCCAGCCGGGCCTCGACGCGGCCCTCGGGTTCCTCAAGGCCGGGTACGTCCTGGTCGGCAACGTCCCCAACACCGACGGCCAGGGCACCCCCGGGGCCGGGGCCATCCAGGTCATCGACGCCAACGGCAATCTGGTTGCGACGTTGACCGACCCCGCCCTCCTCGACGGCCCGTGGGGACTGACCGTGGCCAACGACACCGGGACCACCGCCCAGGTGTTCGTGTCGAACGTCCTGAGCGGGACGATCACCCGCCTCGACCTGGCGATCGCCAACGGGACCGTCACCGTCACCAGCAAGACCCAGATCGCGAGCGGGTACGGGACCCTGGTCAACCCGAGCGTGTTCGTCGCCGGGCCGGCCGGGCTGGCGTACAACGCGGCCACCGACACCCTGTACGTGGCGTCCGAGGTCGACGACGCGATCTATTCGATCGCCAACGCGTCGGCGGCCTCGACGGACGCCGGCAAGGGCACCCTGGTGGTCCAGGATAGCACCCACTTGCACGGCCCCCTCGACCTCCTCCTGACCCCGGACGGGTACCTGACGGTGGCCAACGCCGACTCGGTCAACGTCGACCCGAACCAGCCGAGCGAAATCGTTGAGTACACGACGGCCGGACAGTTCGTGACCCAGTTCTCGGTCGACCCGAACAACGGCGGGGCGTTCGGCCTCGGGGTCGACGTGCTGGCCGGCGGCGGCCTCCAGTTCGCCGCCGTCGACGACAACGGCCCGAACATTTCGTACTGGAGCAAGACCCCACTCCCGGCCCGAACGGACGCCCTCACGCTGGCCGTCACCTCATCCATCCCGTCGGTCGTCGTGGGCGGCACGGTGTCGTTCTCGGTCACCGTCACGAACACCGGGACCGCCGGCATCCCGGCCGACACATCCTCCGTCGCGGTCACGCTCTCGGCGGGTCTGACCACGACCGGCCCGCTGACGTTCACCCTCGGGACCCTGCCCGTCGGTCAGTCCGCCACGTTTACCGTGCAGGCCACCGCGACCGTGGCCGGCTTCCAGACGGTCAGCGCGACGCTCACGAGCCCGGACGTCGCGCCCGCGACCGTCGGCCCGATTACCGCGTCCGTCACGGTGACGCCGGCCGCCACCACCACCGCGGTCACAAGTTCGGTCACCCCGTCGGTGTTCGGCCAGGCGGTGACATTCACCGCGACGGTGACGTCGGCGGCGGGCACGCCCGGAGGAACGGTGACGTTCGCCGACGGCGCCATCACTCTGGGGACGACTACCCTGACGAACGGGATCGCCACTCTGACGGTGTCCACGTTGCCCCCTGGCGCACAGACTGTCACCGCGGCTTACAGCGGTGCGGCGAACTTCGCCGTTAGCTCGGGCACGGTCGCCGAGACGGTCGCCCTGGATGCCAGCTCCGTCAGTGTGATCTCGTCCACCGACGGAACGTCGACCTACGGCCAGTCGGTGACGTTCACCGCAACGGTAACCGCCGCGGCGCCCGGGTCGGGCACGCCGACCGGCTCGGTGACCTTCACCGACGGTACGACCATCCTCGGGACGGCCGCCCTGACGAGCGGTGTCGCCACCCTGACCGCGACGATGCTCGGCACCGGCGGCCACACGATCACCGTCCAGTACAGCGGCGACACGGACTTTACGGCGAACACGGGGTCGGTGGCCCAGACGGTGGCCCAGGACGGGACGACCCGGACGCTCACCGAATCGGTGAACACGTCGGTCTACGGCCAATCCGTGACCTTCACAGCGACCGTGGCGGCAACCACCGGCGGCGCGAACGGACCGGGTGGGACGGTCACGTTCTTCGATACCGGCGCCCCTCTAGGTGGTGCCGTCACCCTGACGAGCGGTGTCGCCACACTGACCACCGCGGCCCTCGGTGCTGGTACGCACGCGATTACCTACGCGTACAGCGGCGATACCAACTTCACCGCTGCCGCCGCGGGCACGCCGTCGGCCACCCTGACTGTCACCCCGGCCCCCCTGACGGTGTCCGCCGACAACAAGACAGCGACGGTCGGGGCCGCCTTGCCGACGCTCACCTTCACCGTCAGCGGGTTGGTCAACGGCGACGCCCCGTCGGTCGTTACTGGCATCACTCTCTCCACCACGGCGACCACCGGCAGTCCCGCCGGCCAGTACCCGATCGTGGTGTCCGGCGGGATGGCGGCGAACTACACCCTCACGCTCGTCAACGGCACCCTCACCGAGACCCCCGCGACGCCGGTGACGCCGCCCGTAGTTCCGCCGGTGACGCCGCCCGTGGCGCCTCCAGTCACCCCACCCGTGACGCCACCCGCGGTCGTGCTGGTCGGTAGCCCACAATTCGCGGTCGGGGCGGACGCCGGCGGGTCGACGACGGTGACCGAGTACAACGCGGACGGGACGGTCTTCAAGACCTTTAACCCGTTCCCCGGCACCACCGGCGGGATTCGGACCGCGGTCGGCGACTTCAACGGGGACGGCACCCCAGACGTGGTCGTCGGGACCGGCCCGGGGGCGGTGGCCGAAGTCGAGATCCTGGACGGCAAGACCGGAGCCGTCCTGTTCGACGTGAAACCGTTCGCCGACTTCACCGGCGGGGTCTACGTCGCCGCCGGGGACATTACCGGGGATGGCAAGGCGGACCTGGTCATTACCCCGGACACGTCCGGCGGCCCGCGGGTCGAGGTCTACCGCGGCGGCGACTTCGCCGAGATCGCGAATTTCTTCGGGATCAACGATCCGAACTTCCGCGGCGGAGCCCGTGCCGCGGTCGGCGACTTGAACGGAGACGGATTCGCCGACCTGGTCATCTCGGCCGGCGTCGGCGGCGGTCCACGGATCTCGATCTACGACGGGAAGGCCCTATCACAGGGGCAGACGGTGAACCTGGTGCCGGACTTCTTCCTGTTCGAGCCGAGCCTGCGGAACGGAGCATACGTGGCCGTCGGGGACGTGGACGGCGACGGGTTCGCGGACATCATCGGCGGCGGCGGACCGGGTGGCGGCCCGCGGGTGCTGGTCGTGTCCGGGAAGGCCCTTCTCACCGAGGGGTCGACGGCCGCGATCGCGTCGCCGGTGGCGAACTTCTTCGCCGGGGACGTGAACAGCCGCGGCGGCATCCGGGTGGCGGCCAAGAACCTGGACGGGGACAAGGACGCGGACGTGGTAGTTGGGGCCGGGACCGGAGCCGGGAGCCAAGTGACGGCGTACCTGGGCAAGAATCTGGCCGCCGGAACGAACCCGGTCGACTTCTCGTTCGACGCCTTCCCCGGGTTCACCGGCGGCGTGTTCGTCGGCTAA
- a CDS encoding alpha/beta fold hydrolase — MVHYRTAAVQGRKVFYREAGDPKHPTVLLLHGFPTSSHMYRNLIPLLADRFHVVAPDLPGFGFTDVPARSEFQYTFDNLAKVIEGFTDVVGLKRYAMYVFDYGAPVGFRLALARPERVTAIISQNGNAYEEGLSADWDPLQKYWRDPTAANREVIRAFLTPEAVKWQYTHGVPDETLVAPESYTLDSALLARPDVDEIQLDLFLNYASNVALYPKFQEYFRTKRPPLLAIWGKHDPFFLPAGAEAYRRDIPAADVRFLDTGHFALETHAGEIAAAIRGFLGGAA, encoded by the coding sequence ATGGTCCACTACCGCACCGCCGCCGTTCAGGGTCGCAAGGTATTCTACCGCGAAGCCGGCGACCCCAAGCATCCCACCGTGCTGTTACTCCACGGCTTCCCGACCTCGTCGCACATGTACCGGAACCTGATCCCGTTGCTCGCGGACCGCTTCCACGTCGTCGCCCCCGACCTCCCGGGCTTCGGCTTCACGGACGTGCCCGCCCGATCCGAGTTCCAGTACACGTTCGACAACCTGGCGAAAGTCATCGAGGGATTCACCGACGTGGTCGGCCTGAAGCGATACGCGATGTACGTCTTCGACTACGGCGCGCCGGTCGGCTTCCGGCTCGCGCTGGCGCGGCCCGAGCGCGTCACCGCGATCATTTCGCAGAACGGCAACGCTTACGAAGAGGGTTTGAGCGCGGACTGGGATCCACTCCAAAAGTACTGGCGCGACCCGACCGCCGCGAACCGGGAAGTGATCCGGGCTTTCCTCACGCCCGAAGCGGTCAAGTGGCAGTACACACACGGCGTACCGGACGAAACGCTCGTCGCCCCGGAGTCTTACACCCTCGACTCGGCTCTGCTGGCGCGGCCGGACGTCGACGAGATTCAACTCGATCTCTTCCTCAACTACGCCAGCAACGTCGCCCTCTACCCGAAGTTCCAGGAGTATTTCCGCACCAAGCGGCCGCCCCTCCTGGCGATCTGGGGCAAGCACGACCCGTTCTTCCTACCGGCCGGCGCCGAGGCGTACCGCCGCGACATTCCGGCAGCCGACGTGCGGTTCCTCGACACGGGCCACTTCGCGCTCGAAACGCACGCGGGCGAAATCGCGGCCGCCATCCGCGGCTTCCTCGGCGGCGCCGCTTAA